One Salarias fasciatus chromosome 22, fSalaFa1.1, whole genome shotgun sequence DNA segment encodes these proteins:
- the LOC115409667 gene encoding ADP-ribosylation factor-like protein 4A — translation MGNGLSDRASLLPCVPSFKALHIVILGLDCAGKTTVLYRLRFNEFVNTVPTKGFNTERVKVPLGDRRRTASFHFWDVGGQEKLRPLWRSYTRCADGIVFVVDSVDAERIEEAKTELHKITRLAENQGVPVLVVANKQDLRNSLSLAEMSSMLALGELGAATPWHLQPVCAIIGEGLQEGLEKLHAMITKRRKTLRQQKKKR, via the coding sequence ATGGGGAACGGACTGTCGGACCGCGCCTCCCTGCTGCCCTGCGTTCCCTCCTTCAAAGCTCTGCACATCGTCATCCTGGGCCTGGACTGCGCCGGGAAGACCACCGTGCTGTACCGCCTGCGCTTCAATGAGTTCGTCAACACCGTGCCCACCAAGGGCTTCAACACCGAGAGGGTCAAGGTGCCTCTGGGAGACCGCCGCCGGACGGCGTCCTTCCACTTCTGGGACGTGGGCGGCCAGGAGAAGCTGCGGCCCCTGTGGCGCTCGTACACGCGCTGCGCCGACGGCATCGTGTTCGTGGTGGACTCGGTGGACGCCGAGCGCATCGAGGAGGCCAAGACCGAGCTGCACAAGATCACGCGGCTGGCGGAGAACCAGGGCGTGCCGGTTCTGGTGGTGGCCAACAAGCAGGACCTGAGGAACTCGCTGAGCCTGGCGGAGATGAGCAGCATGCTGGCCCTGGGCGAGCTCGGCGCCGCCACGCCCTGGCACCTGCAGCCCGTCTGCGCCATCATCGGCGAGGGTCTGCAGGAGGGGCTGGAGAAGCTGCACGCCATGATCaccaagaggaggaagacgctgcggcagcagaagaagaagagatga